The following are encoded together in the Acinetobacter radioresistens DSM 6976 = NBRC 102413 = CIP 103788 genome:
- a CDS encoding TIGR03862 family flavoprotein, producing the protein MSAKRIAIIGAGPAGLMAAEVLSRYAYEIHVFEQKPSAARKFLMAGKTGLNISHAEPLTEFIQRYDHPEWLYPWIQRWDAHWIQNWIAELGIASYIGSSGRIFPVEMKAAPLLRAWLTRLDQQGIHFHYRHQCLGLKAKQVQLLDLKQPENTPFQLEFDAIILACGAVSWPQLGSDGKWQAWLDREQIEPFQPSNAGVVRTWSSFMQPLFGQPLKRVEAWVSPKHRAQGDVVISHYGLESGLIYKHGPALRKLQRQQQPVTLYLDLLPDVDNEQLIKKLQSGKQSLSNVWRKAGLDAAKAGLIRELVDKTLWKDPVQLAWQVKHLKVVLEGFRPIEEAISCAGGIKQNALTARLQLKSKPHVFCCGEMLDWDAPTGGYLLTACFATGRAAGEGVHTYLMEQQSS; encoded by the coding sequence ATGTCGGCTAAACGTATTGCAATTATAGGGGCAGGTCCGGCAGGGTTAATGGCGGCAGAAGTATTGAGCCGGTATGCCTATGAGATTCATGTATTTGAGCAGAAACCCTCAGCTGCGCGAAAATTTTTAATGGCGGGGAAAACCGGATTAAATATTTCTCATGCTGAGCCTCTTACTGAATTTATCCAGCGCTATGATCACCCTGAATGGCTGTATCCCTGGATACAGCGCTGGGATGCACACTGGATTCAGAACTGGATAGCTGAACTCGGTATAGCGTCCTATATTGGTTCTTCTGGCCGAATTTTTCCCGTAGAGATGAAAGCTGCGCCTCTGCTCCGTGCCTGGTTAACACGCTTGGACCAGCAAGGCATACACTTTCATTACCGTCATCAGTGTTTAGGTCTCAAGGCTAAACAGGTGCAACTTCTGGATTTAAAACAACCTGAGAATACGCCTTTTCAGCTGGAGTTTGACGCGATTATTTTGGCCTGTGGCGCGGTATCGTGGCCACAGCTAGGTAGCGATGGCAAGTGGCAGGCTTGGCTTGATAGAGAGCAAATTGAGCCTTTTCAACCTAGCAATGCAGGTGTGGTCAGAACGTGGTCCAGTTTTATGCAACCTTTATTTGGCCAGCCTTTAAAGCGGGTAGAAGCATGGGTTAGCCCTAAACACAGAGCTCAGGGTGATGTCGTAATTTCCCATTATGGTCTGGAAAGTGGCCTTATTTACAAGCACGGACCGGCCTTACGCAAGTTACAGCGGCAACAGCAGCCTGTAACTCTGTATCTGGATTTATTACCCGATGTAGATAACGAACAGTTAATAAAAAAATTACAGTCAGGAAAGCAGTCACTGAGTAATGTCTGGCGTAAGGCGGGCCTAGATGCAGCCAAAGCTGGTCTGATTCGTGAACTGGTCGATAAAACCTTATGGAAAGATCCTGTACAGCTCGCTTGGCAGGTCAAACATTTGAAAGTAGTCCTGGAGGGTTTCCGGCCGATTGAAGAAGCTATCAGTTGTGCTGGTGGTATAAAACAGAATGCCCTGACCGCAAGGCTGCAACTAAAATCAAAGCCACATGTGTTTTGCTGTGGTGAAATGCTAGACTGGGATGCGCCAACCGGGGGCTATTTACTGACAGCATGTTTTGCTACTGGTCGGGCTGCTGGTGAAGGCGTGCATACCTATCTGATGGAACAACAGAGTTCATAG
- a CDS encoding GFA family protein has product MSLKGSCLCQGIRYEIETELDEIIYCHCQKCRKANGTAFATNAPVLIQQFKWIQGENLLKKYQSSSTTERCFCGVCGSPIISIKSDTPDFYRLRIGTLDTPIQTRPGKHIFVGSKEEWETICDELPQFNERPE; this is encoded by the coding sequence ATGAGCCTAAAGGGAAGCTGTTTGTGTCAAGGGATTCGCTATGAAATTGAAACTGAGCTTGATGAAATTATTTATTGTCATTGCCAGAAATGCCGTAAAGCCAATGGTACAGCTTTTGCGACTAATGCACCAGTCCTTATCCAGCAGTTTAAATGGATACAGGGTGAGAACCTTTTAAAAAAATATCAGTCTTCATCAACGACCGAACGCTGTTTCTGTGGTGTGTGTGGCTCGCCAATTATCAGTATTAAGAGTGATACTCCTGATTTTTACCGTCTTAGAATTGGTACGTTAGATACGCCGATCCAGACGCGACCGGGGAAACATATTTTTGTTGGCTCTAAAGAAGAGTGGGAGACTATTTGTGATGAGTTACCACAATTTAATGAGCGACCAGAATAA
- a CDS encoding HopJ type III effector protein, with translation MAQELLEQLQAGQANFTDVIAYIDSRYIHNPTDFRNGAQHNAATENQGSAKVLSFAKLNSLSQEQTLALFAEHYAAVLATPEGTDHQNIRQFMQHGWDEVQFQAEALQAR, from the coding sequence ATGGCCCAGGAACTTCTTGAACAGCTACAAGCTGGCCAAGCAAATTTTACAGATGTCATCGCTTATATAGACTCTCGTTATATTCATAACCCTACTGATTTTCGTAACGGCGCACAGCATAATGCAGCGACAGAAAATCAGGGTAGTGCCAAAGTCTTGAGTTTTGCCAAACTCAACAGTCTAAGTCAGGAACAGACCTTAGCTTTATTTGCTGAGCACTATGCAGCAGTCTTAGCAACCCCTGAAGGTACAGATCATCAAAATATCCGGCAGTTTATGCAGCATGGCTGGGATGAAGTACAGTTTCAAGCCGAAGCTTTACAAGCCAGGTAA
- the crcB gene encoding fluoride efflux transporter CrcB codes for MNWLLVACGGAIGASLRYGITLSLSQTGSLFPWATWWINLLGCFCAGIFFAISQKYAVLQQETRLFLMVGILGGFTTFSSFGLETFQLLRQNEITMGLAYSLSSLIMGMLLLTAGFYLFQFLLDNR; via the coding sequence ATGAACTGGTTATTGGTTGCCTGCGGTGGGGCAATAGGTGCAAGCCTGCGTTATGGCATAACATTATCACTCAGCCAGACAGGCAGTTTATTTCCTTGGGCAACCTGGTGGATTAATCTGTTAGGTTGTTTTTGTGCAGGCATATTTTTTGCTATTAGCCAGAAATACGCAGTTCTACAACAGGAAACACGGCTTTTCCTGATGGTGGGTATACTGGGCGGCTTTACCACATTCTCAAGCTTTGGTCTGGAAACTTTTCAGTTGTTGCGACAGAATGAAATAACAATGGGGCTTGCCTATAGTCTGTCGAGTTTAATCATGGGTATGCTCTTACTGACAGCAGGATTTTATCTGTTCCAGTTCTTATTAGATAATCGATAA
- a CDS encoding type B 50S ribosomal protein L31, with product MRKDIHPEYQEVLFHDTNADVYFVIGSTMKPKQTKEYEGKTYPYVTLDISSASHPFYTGEVRQVGNEGRIASFNKRFGRFKRSN from the coding sequence ATGCGTAAAGATATCCACCCTGAATATCAGGAAGTATTATTTCACGATACCAATGCTGATGTATATTTTGTCATTGGTAGTACCATGAAGCCGAAGCAGACCAAAGAATATGAAGGCAAAACCTATCCATACGTTACCTTAGATATTTCGAGTGCCTCTCATCCGTTCTATACAGGTGAAGTTCGTCAGGTCGGCAATGAAGGCCGTATTGCAAGCTTTAATAAACGTTTTGGACGTTTTAAACGCAGCAATTAA